The window GCCCCTTCTCGTAGTCGTTGGAGAACAGGTAGGCGGCGCCGTCGACCAGCTCGCGGATCTGCTCGTCGGCCATGCGCGCGAGCTGCTGCGACGGGTCGGCGGCGAACGGGATGCCGCGCTGGCGGCACTCATCGGTGTGGCGCAGCATCGCGTCGGGGTCGTTGGGGCTGATCAGCACCAGGTCGAGGCCGCCCACGCGGTCGGCGACGGGCTGCAGCTCGATGAGCCGCGCCTCGGCCATCGCGCCGGTGTAGAAGGAGGCGATCTGGTTGTGGTGCTCGTCGGTGGTGCACAGGAAACGGGCCGTGTGATGGGTCTGCGAGACGTGCACGGACGCGCAGTCGACACCGTGGCGCTCCAGCCAGGAGCGGTAGTCGGCGAAGTCGTCGCCCACCGCCCCGACGAGGATCGGCGCCAGGCCTAGACATCCCATCCCGAACGAGATGTTGGCCGCGCACCCCCCGCGACGGATCTGCAGGTCGTCGACCAGGAACGAGAGCGACACCCGGTCGAGCTGCTCGGCGAGGAGCTGATCGCCGAAACTGCCTGGGAAGGTCATCAGTTGGTCTGTCGCGATGGAGCCGGTGACGGCGATGCGCACGGGATTCTTCTTCCTCGTTGTCAGCAAGCCAAATGGGCCCCACGAGGATACGCGAAGGTCCCGCACGCACAAAGGCGAGCGGGACCGTCCGGCACCGTGTCCGACACCGTTTCCGGTGACGACCTGTCAGAGGCCTAGTTGAAGGAGTCTCCGCAGGCGCACGAACCGGTGGCGTTGGGGTTGTCGATGGTGAACCCCTGCTTCTCGATCGTGTCGACGAAGTCGATGGAGGCGCCCATGAGATAGGGGGCGCTCATCCTGTCGGTCACGACGCTCACGCCGTCGAAGTCCGACACCACGTCGCCGTCCATCGAGCGGTCGTCGAAGAAGAGCTGGTAGCGCAGGCCGGAGCAGCCACCCGGCTGCACGGCCACGCGCAGCTGCAGGCCCTCCTCGCCCTGCTGCTCGAGCAGGCTCTTGACCTTGGCGGCGGCCGCGTCAGTCAGGATCAGGCCCTGCGCTGTGGTCTCGCTGCTCTCAACCGTCATCTGCTGACTCCCTAACCCGGCTGTCTGTTTCTGACGTCCTACCTAGACGCTACCAACTCCCGCCGGGTGCGTAACATTCCCCGCCCCCTCACCCCCGGGCGGAACACCGCGAACCGTGTGCCATGATGGGTATCGTCACTTAGACGATAAGGGGGTGTGGCCATGGCCACCCAGACTGGGCTGCCGCTCTTCGTCCTCGGCCAGGAGGCCGATCCGCACGCCGAGCGGGGTGTCGACTGTCCGGGCGAACTGCCGCCCGCCTCCGACCCCGACCTGGTCGAACGGGCCCGCAAGGCCAAGGAGGCGCTCGGCGACCGGCTGTTCGTGTTGGGCCACCACTATCAGCGCGACGAGGTCATCCAGTTCGCCGACGTGACGGGCGACTCGTTCAAGCTGGCGCGGCTGGCCGCGGCCCGGCCGGAGGCGGAGTACATCGTCTTCTGCGGCGTGCACTTCATGGCCGAGTCGGCCGACATCCTGACCGGCGACTCCCAGAAGGTGGTGCTCCCGGACCTGGCGGCCGGCTGCTCGATGGCCGACATGGCCACGTTCGACCAGGTCGAGGAGTGCTGGGAGGCGCTGGAGGACGCGGGCCTGGCCGGCCAGGTGATTCCCGTCACATACATGAACTCCAGCGCCGACATCAAGGCGTTCTGCGGCAGGAACGGCGGCGTGGTCTGCACCTCCTCCAACGCCAGGCGCGCCCTGGACTGGGCCTTCGAGCAGGGCGAGAAGGTGCTGTTCCTGCCCGACCAGCACCTGGGCCGCAACACGGCGGTGCTGGAGATGGGCCTGTCGCTCGACGACTGCGTCGTGTGGAACCCGCACCGGCCCAACGGCGGACTGACCCGCGAGCAGTTGGAGCGGGCGAAGATGATCCTGTGGAAGGGCCACTGCTCGGTGCACGGTCGATTCACCGCCGAGTCGGTCGACGACGTGCGGCGGCGCATCCCGGGCGTGAACGTGCTCGTCCACCCCGAGTGCCGGCACGAGGTGGTGCTGAAGGCCGACCAGGTCGGCTCCACCGAGTACATCATCAAGGCGCTGGAGGCGGCGCCCGCCGGGTCGAGCTGGGCCGTCGGCACCGAGCTCAACCTGGTCAAGCGGCTCGCGCAGATGTTCCCGGACAAGAACGTGTCGTTCCTCGACCGCACGGTCTGCTACTGCTCCACCATGAACCGGATCGACCTGCCGCACCTGGTGTGGGCGCTGGAGTCGCTGGCGCTGGGCGAGGTGGTCAACCAGATCACGGTGGACGACGACACCTCCCACTGGGCCCGCGTCGCCCTCGACCGCATGCTGGCGCTGCCGTAACGGCGGGCTCTTGTGGCGGCCCCGCCGAGCCGCCGCGACGGCGCGGCGGCGCGGCGGGGCGGCCCGGGGCGGCTTCGGGGGCGGCCCGGCGGCGGTTCAGTCGCCGAAGGCGTAGACCACCCGGACGCCGACCGTGAGGGCCTGGCGTCCGGGGCTGACCGATCCGCTGTCGGCCGCGGCCATGGTGGCGTACTCCAGCGGCCGCGGCCCGCCCACCGCCTCCTCCGAGACGGAGACGACCCGGCCGAGGGGCCGCCCGGCGAGCCCGGCGTACTGCTCGGCCTTGGCGGCGGCGTCGGCGAACGCCCTGGCGCGGGCGGCGGCGAGCGCCCCGGCCGGGTCCGACAGCTCGAACGCCACCCCGCCGAGCCGCGCCTCCTCCCCCACCCCGGCCACCGCGTCGATGACCCTGTCGGCCCGCGTCAGGTCGCGGACCACGGCCTCGACGCCCTGGGCCGCCCGGTAGGCCGCCACCTTGGGATAGGCGTCGTACTCCGGGCCCAGCGACAACTCCGTGGTGCGCAGGTCCCGCTCGGCGACGCCCGCCTGCCGCAGCACGCCGGCCAGGCGCGCCGCGGCGGCCCTGACCTCGGCGAACGCCTCGGCCGCCGAGGCCCTGCGTACCTCGACGCCCGCGCTCAGCCGCATGACGTCGGGGACCGCGTCCACCGATCCCTCACCGGCGACGGCGATCTGCTCGTGTTCGATGCTCACGTGCACCCCTTCGGTCGTGGATCGGCCAACTGGTCGGCTACGGTGTGCCCCGGCTGAAGCGCAACCCCATGTCGTCGAACTCGGCCTTGCTGCGCGCCGTGGCCAGCACCCGGGTCACCTGCCCGCGCATGTCCACCACCACCGCCTCGTACCCGCCGCCCTTGGGTCGCCAGCCGGCCAGATGCTCCTCGTCCCACCAGCCGATGAGGCGCGTGCCCGCGAACGGGACCACGCGGGGCTCGGCGTCGCCGTCCGTGGTGGGGTAGGCGCAGATCATGCGGCCACCGGAGGAGCAGGAGGCGAGGAACAACCCGCCGGACGGCGAGACGTCCTCGCCCTCCACCCAGATGGGCACGCCCCGGCCGGCCAGCTTGCGCACGGGCTCGCCGGCCAGGTCGTAGAACGTCATCGTGTCGCCCACCCAGGTGCCCACGGCACGGCCGCCGGCGTCCCAGAAGAAGCGCCACTCGCCCGCGCCCTTCTGCTTGACCCGGAAGGTCCGGCCCGTACCGCGCTCGACGTCGATGATGCCGTAGCCGTACTCGACGCTCTCGCCGCTCGTGGCCCGGTAGAGCGTGACGAGCCCGAGCCTGCCGTCGGGCGACCATCGGGGGGTGGTGGGGAAGACGGGCGCGCGGCTGAGCTTGACGGGCCGGCGGGCGCCGGTGCGGTGGTCGACGATCGACACCTGGGCGTAGTGGTCACCGGTGTAGTCCACGTCGGTGGCCAGGGCCCGGGTGCCGGTGGAGTCGAGGGCGTACTCGAAGTAGCGGGAGTCGCGGGTGAAGCGGTCGGAGCCGGGGCGGCGGAGGTACATCCGCTTGCCGCCGTCGACGCTGTAGGAGGCGAGCTTGAGCGGGTCGGCGGCGTCCTCGCGGAGCTCGACGGAGGTGCCGGGCAGCGCGATCGCCTTGCCGGTGGCGGGCGCGGTGCCGGTGGGCGTCGCCGTCGGGGAGCTCGCTGACGTGGTGGGTGCCGTGGTCGGCGTGGTGGCGGGTGTGGTGGCGGGCTTCGTGGTCGGTCCGGGCTGGGCGGCCAGGCGTACGGCGGCGAAGGCGCCCGCGCCGGCCAGCGCGACCACGACCGCGACGGCCGCCGCGATGATCCACCCCACGCCGCGCCCGCCGGGCCCGGGCGGTCCCCCGGGCCGGGTGGGTGGCGACGCGAACGGCTGGGGGGCCGCCGCGTGCGGAGGCCGCTGCCCGTACGGGCCGGCCTCCGGCGGTCGGTGTCCGTAGGGGCCGCCCGGTGGCGGTTGGTGCCCGGACGGGCCGGCGGAGGGAGCTCGGTGTCCGTACGGACTGCCGGGTGATGGCCGGTGGGCGTACGGACCGCCGTCGACGGGCGGCTGCCGGTGCGGCCCGGCATATGCGCCGGGGCCGGGGGCGTGACCGGGAATGTGGCCTGAGGTGTCCGAGGCCGCGGCGGTGCCCTCCTGGAGGAGGGCCGGGGAGGGGCCGTGGCCGAGCAGCCGCATGAGGGCGTCGCCAGCGCCCGGCCGGCGCGCCGGGTCCTTGGCCAGGCAGTCCGTCACCAGCGCCCGCAGCGCCGGGTCGTCCACGCACCGCACGTC is drawn from Nonomuraea muscovyensis and contains these coding sequences:
- a CDS encoding carbohydrate kinase family protein; this encodes MRIAVTGSIATDQLMTFPGSFGDQLLAEQLDRVSLSFLVDDLQIRRGGCAANISFGMGCLGLAPILVGAVGDDFADYRSWLERHGVDCASVHVSQTHHTARFLCTTDEHHNQIASFYTGAMAEARLIELQPVADRVGGLDLVLISPNDPDAMLRHTDECRQRGIPFAADPSQQLARMADEQIRELVDGAAYLFSNDYEKGLIEQKTGWSDEQILDRVGVRVTTLGPKGAVIDRKGEPSIHVAPAPELGKADPTGVGDAFRAGFLAGLAWGLSPERCGQIGNLTATHVLERVGGQEYELGQKVFLERFAAAYGADAAAEVGAHVRCHHA
- the erpA gene encoding iron-sulfur cluster insertion protein ErpA, with product MTVESSETTAQGLILTDAAAAKVKSLLEQQGEEGLQLRVAVQPGGCSGLRYQLFFDDRSMDGDVVSDFDGVSVVTDRMSAPYLMGASIDFVDTIEKQGFTIDNPNATGSCACGDSFN
- the nadA gene encoding quinolinate synthase NadA encodes the protein MATQTGLPLFVLGQEADPHAERGVDCPGELPPASDPDLVERARKAKEALGDRLFVLGHHYQRDEVIQFADVTGDSFKLARLAAARPEAEYIVFCGVHFMAESADILTGDSQKVVLPDLAAGCSMADMATFDQVEECWEALEDAGLAGQVIPVTYMNSSADIKAFCGRNGGVVCTSSNARRALDWAFEQGEKVLFLPDQHLGRNTAVLEMGLSLDDCVVWNPHRPNGGLTREQLERAKMILWKGHCSVHGRFTAESVDDVRRRIPGVNVLVHPECRHEVVLKADQVGSTEYIIKALEAAPAGSSWAVGTELNLVKRLAQMFPDKNVSFLDRTVCYCSTMNRIDLPHLVWALESLALGEVVNQITVDDDTSHWARVALDRMLALP
- a CDS encoding SIMPL domain-containing protein, with the protein product MSIEHEQIAVAGEGSVDAVPDVMRLSAGVEVRRASAAEAFAEVRAAAARLAGVLRQAGVAERDLRTTELSLGPEYDAYPKVAAYRAAQGVEAVVRDLTRADRVIDAVAGVGEEARLGGVAFELSDPAGALAAARARAFADAAAKAEQYAGLAGRPLGRVVSVSEEAVGGPRPLEYATMAAADSGSVSPGRQALTVGVRVVYAFGD
- a CDS encoding serine/threonine-protein kinase, translating into MGHYTVHGRLGEGGQGTVYLATAPDGSRVAVKLMRSDLAGDTEASVRFVREVALAGRVAAFCTAQVVETGLFGDRPYIVSEYIDGPTLAEVVRAEGPRSGTSLHRLAVGTITALLAIHQAGIVHRDFKPSNVLLGSDGPRVIDFGIARALDLTSSLTASAIGTPSFMAPEQLTDATPGPATDMFAWACTLLYAASGQPPFGHDSLAAVVNRIAHAEPDVRCVDDPALRALVTDCLAKDPARRPGAGDALMRLLGHGPSPALLQEGTAAASDTSGHIPGHAPGPGAYAGPHRQPPVDGGPYAHRPSPGSPYGHRAPSAGPSGHQPPPGGPYGHRPPEAGPYGQRPPHAAAPQPFASPPTRPGGPPGPGGRGVGWIIAAAVAVVVALAGAGAFAAVRLAAQPGPTTKPATTPATTPTTAPTTSASSPTATPTGTAPATGKAIALPGTSVELREDAADPLKLASYSVDGGKRMYLRRPGSDRFTRDSRYFEYALDSTGTRALATDVDYTGDHYAQVSIVDHRTGARRPVKLSRAPVFPTTPRWSPDGRLGLVTLYRATSGESVEYGYGIIDVERGTGRTFRVKQKGAGEWRFFWDAGGRAVGTWVGDTMTFYDLAGEPVRKLAGRGVPIWVEGEDVSPSGGLFLASCSSGGRMICAYPTTDGDAEPRVVPFAGTRLIGWWDEEHLAGWRPKGGGYEAVVVDMRGQVTRVLATARSKAEFDDMGLRFSRGTP